Below is a window of Streptomyces spongiicola DNA.
GCAAGAACCTCGTCCTCGAGCTGAAGTTCGGCCCGAACCGTGAGCGCTCCATCGCGGGCATCAAGCGGATCTCCAAGCCCGGTCTCCGGGTCTACGCGAAGTCCACCAACCTGCCGAAGGTGCTCGGCGGCCTGGGCGTGGCCATCATCTCCACGTCCCACGGGCTCCTCACCGACAAGCAGGCCAGCAAGAAGGGTGTGGGCGGGGAAGTCCTCGCCTACGTCTGGTAGTCGGGAACGGAGGAGAAGAACAATGTCGCGTATCGGCAAGCTCCCCATCCCGGTTCCCGCCGGCGTGGACGTCACCATCGAGGGCCGCACGGTCACGGTGAAGGGTTCCAAGGGCACCCTGACCCACACCGTCGCCGCGCCGATCGAGATCGGGAAGGGCGAGAACGGCACCCTGCAGGTGTCCCGCCCCAACGACGAGCGTCAGAACAAGGCCCTGCACGGCCTGTCCCGCACGCTGGTGGCCAACATGATCACCGGTGTGACCCAGGGATACACCAAGGCGCTCGAGATCAGCGGTGTCGGTTACCGCGTGGCCGCGAAGGGCTCCAACCTGGAGTTCCAGCTCGGCTACAGCCATCCGATCCTGGTGGAGGCCCCCGAGGGGATCTCCTTCAAGGTCGAGTCGCCGACCAAGTTCTCGGTCGAGGGCATCGACAAGCAGAAGGTCGGCGAGGTCGCC
It encodes the following:
- the rplF gene encoding 50S ribosomal protein L6, whose translation is MSRIGKLPIPVPAGVDVTIEGRTVTVKGSKGTLTHTVAAPIEIGKGENGTLQVSRPNDERQNKALHGLSRTLVANMITGVTQGYTKALEISGVGYRVAAKGSNLEFQLGYSHPILVEAPEGISFKVESPTKFSVEGIDKQKVGEVAANIRKLRKPDPYKAKGVKYAGEVIRRKVGKAGK
- the rpsH gene encoding 30S ribosomal protein S8, whose product is MTMTDPIADMLTRLRNANSAYHDSVTMPHSKIKSHIAEILQQEGFITGWKVEDAEVGKNLVLELKFGPNRERSIAGIKRISKPGLRVYAKSTNLPKVLGGLGVAIISTSHGLLTDKQASKKGVGGEVLAYVW